One genomic region from Nostoc sp. C052 encodes:
- a CDS encoding aldo/keto reductase family oxidoreductase: MIQQTNLGGSFTLPNTSIALNRLGYGAMQLAGPGVFGPPHDVDAAIAVLREAIALGVNHIDTSDFYGPHITNQIIRQALHPYPENLVIVTKVGARRPADKSWQPAFSRQELITAVHDNLQNLGLEALDIVNLRVGGTQAPSEGPIAEPLTTLVDLKRQGLIRHIGLSNITPRQFEEAQAMTEIVCVQNQYNLAHREDDALIDDLAQRGVAYVPFFPLGGFTPLQSSKLDAAASSLQATPMQVALAWLLQRAPNILLIPGTSSVEHLRENLKAADLQLPSQTVNDLNSIAVPNE, translated from the coding sequence ATGATTCAGCAAACCAATCTAGGGGGCAGCTTCACGCTGCCAAACACGTCGATCGCTCTCAATCGTCTGGGTTACGGTGCAATGCAACTCGCGGGGCCAGGAGTGTTTGGGCCGCCCCATGACGTGGATGCCGCCATTGCGGTTCTCCGTGAGGCGATCGCCCTCGGTGTCAATCACATTGATACTAGCGATTTCTATGGTCCGCACATCACCAATCAAATTATTCGTCAGGCGCTTCACCCCTATCCTGAGAATTTGGTGATTGTCACTAAGGTAGGGGCGCGTCGTCCGGCGGATAAGTCGTGGCAACCTGCTTTCTCGCGGCAAGAGCTGATCACCGCCGTTCACGATAACCTGCAAAATCTTGGTCTTGAGGCGCTAGATATTGTCAATCTCAGAGTTGGAGGTACTCAAGCACCGTCCGAAGGGCCGATCGCAGAACCACTGACCACCCTAGTTGACTTGAAGCGTCAGGGACTCATCCGCCATATCGGACTGAGCAACATTACTCCCCGACAGTTCGAGGAAGCTCAGGCGATGACTGAGATTGTGTGTGTCCAGAACCAGTACAACTTAGCGCATCGCGAAGATGATGCCTTGATCGACGACCTCGCACAGCGCGGTGTGGCGTATGTACCGTTCTTTCCCCTCGGTGGATTCACGCCGTTGCAATCGTCCAAGCTCGATGCCGCTGCAAGCTCTCTTCAGGCGACACCAATGCAGGTCGCGCTAGCATGGCTGCTTCAACGAGCGCCTAACATCCTGCTGATTCCGGGAACGTCATCGGTTGAGCATCTGCGCGAGAATCTCAAAGCCGCAGATTTGCAACTTCCGTCTCAAACAGTCAATGATCTTAACTCGATCGCTGTACCTAACGAATGA
- a CDS encoding NADP-dependent oxidoreductase, translated as MQTTSQPMKAMAVDKFGGFDKLTLHTLPVPTVDTGEVLIRVEVAGVGVWDVMEREGELVYNEVHFPRVLGGECAGTITAVGDGVERFAVGDRVYAQSFMNDKGGSYAEYVVVSEKTVAPIPDGLDMLMAGGLPIAGLTALSNLKALLTGDGTKLILWGASGGVGHVALQLAKRMGASVFAIASGADGVELVKQLGADEAVDGHGDDVGQRARAFAPDGFDAALVLVGSDNVQSTLSLVRQGGIIAFPNGIMPEPKAPDGVELKKANADPMLFDQLNRLIGIDQFQVHIAQTFPLEAAAQAQSAMKQHYLGKIVLRVNGQ; from the coding sequence ATGCAAACCACTTCCCAACCGATGAAAGCAATGGCTGTTGACAAGTTCGGCGGATTTGATAAGCTGACTTTGCACACCTTACCCGTACCTACGGTAGATACGGGCGAAGTTTTGATTCGCGTTGAGGTCGCCGGAGTTGGTGTCTGGGACGTGATGGAGCGTGAAGGTGAACTGGTGTATAACGAAGTTCACTTTCCGCGTGTGCTGGGCGGCGAATGTGCAGGCACGATCACTGCTGTCGGCGATGGTGTCGAGCGTTTCGCCGTTGGCGATCGCGTTTATGCCCAAAGTTTTATGAACGACAAGGGCGGTAGCTATGCAGAATACGTCGTCGTCTCCGAAAAAACGGTCGCGCCGATACCCGATGGCCTTGATATGCTAATGGCAGGCGGATTGCCCATTGCTGGTTTGACGGCGCTAAGTAATTTGAAGGCGCTCTTGACGGGCGATGGAACCAAATTGATCCTGTGGGGCGCGAGCGGTGGCGTCGGTCACGTCGCGCTGCAACTCGCCAAGCGGATGGGCGCGAGCGTTTTCGCCATTGCATCGGGCGCAGACGGTGTGGAGTTGGTCAAGCAGTTGGGTGCTGATGAAGCGGTGGACGGACACGGCGACGACGTTGGGCAACGCGCCCGCGCATTTGCGCCCGATGGCTTCGATGCCGCGTTGGTGCTAGTGGGCAGTGACAACGTTCAATCTACGCTGAGTTTGGTGCGCCAGGGCGGAATCATTGCTTTTCCTAACGGCATAATGCCCGAACCCAAAGCGCCCGACGGTGTGGAACTCAAGAAGGCAAATGCTGACCCGATGTTGTTCGATCAACTCAACCGATTGATCGGCATCGACCAGTTTCAAGTTCACATCGCGCAGACGTTTCCACTCGAAGCGGCGGCGCAGGCGCAATCAGCGATGAAACAGCATTATCTGGGCAAGATCGTGTTGCGTGTGAACGGCCAATAA
- a CDS encoding AraC family transcriptional regulator translates to MIKISNSDVIANQYQELATLLIRHTKGNGLHSTAINQLSFGRSDAMSSATYSVDEPRFTLIVQGKKEMLLGEETYPYHAGQYQVLSVALPISGCVVEATPDKPCLMLKLSLDLVQLCDLVAQMGFSSAKQENSVRGLWVSNADATLMECVLRLVKLLETPQDIPILAPVMLRELYYRLLVGEQSKAVRQIATSGSSMQRIASAIQLIKAEFNQSLRIEDLANRVKMSASSFHQHFKQVTSMSPMQYQKQLRLLEARRLMLTEDFDAIATAHQVGYESPSQFSREYSRMFGAPPIQDIQRLRTA, encoded by the coding sequence ATGATTAAAATTTCTAATTCTGACGTGATTGCGAATCAGTACCAAGAACTCGCGACCTTGCTAATCAGGCACACCAAGGGTAATGGTTTGCATTCAACTGCGATCAATCAATTGAGCTTTGGGCGCTCCGATGCGATGTCTTCGGCAACCTACAGTGTTGATGAACCCCGCTTCACCCTGATCGTTCAAGGCAAGAAAGAAATGTTGCTGGGTGAGGAAACATATCCATACCACGCAGGGCAATATCAAGTCCTTTCGGTTGCTCTACCGATCAGTGGATGTGTGGTTGAGGCAACACCTGACAAGCCGTGTTTAATGCTGAAGTTGAGCTTAGACTTAGTGCAACTGTGTGATTTGGTTGCCCAGATGGGTTTTAGTTCAGCCAAGCAAGAGAACTCTGTCCGAGGTCTATGGGTTAGCAACGCCGATGCTACGTTGATGGAGTGTGTCCTTCGCCTAGTCAAGCTCTTAGAAACACCGCAAGACATCCCGATACTAGCACCGGTGATGCTGCGTGAACTCTATTACCGTCTGCTTGTCGGGGAACAAAGTAAAGCCGTGCGCCAAATTGCCACATCCGGCAGCAGTATGCAGCGCATTGCGTCAGCCATCCAACTGATCAAGGCGGAGTTTAACCAATCACTGCGGATCGAGGATTTAGCAAACCGGGTCAAGATGTCTGCTTCGTCGTTTCACCAGCATTTTAAGCAAGTGACCTCGATGAGTCCGATGCAATATCAAAAGCAGCTAAGACTGTTGGAAGCACGACGCCTAATGCTAACTGAAGATTTTGATGCAATTGCTACTGCTCACCAAGTGGGATATGAAAGTCCCTCACAGTTCAGCCGTGAATATTCTCGAATGTTTGGTGCGCCGCCAATTCAGGACATTCAACGTTTACGTACAGCATAA
- a CDS encoding ParB/RepB/Spo0J family partition protein — protein MCARNTTNLTNYFSGAKQSQQLSEAEQEIQQLRAEIEELRDKNSGELERQLEELRTQLQSQIGILSIPIEQIEPNIEQPRQTFLTESLESMSRSLASDGQLQPVILIQRENHLLIFDGERRWRSAKALGWQTLEAVIIPEPTGLHRKALLTSLHREDLNPLDKAEAIARELSTIIGLELQDIPRILSTVIRRLNSQKRITSLVDLITADAKKQEQELESLDLSDSERAILSLLLDLQLNPASIDANIFPMLSLAEDLKLAIRAGLKGVHALALQKLSAKNLGLSEQKAKSIREETTHKVIVEKLSVVATRKLVAEVIASESKLAVTKNTKKKAVSQASNRLQQLSLELLKQANPAELTELQEVLRHKLIEIEKVLKQN, from the coding sequence ATGTGCGCTCGTAACACTACTAATCTTACAAATTATTTTTCAGGTGCGAAGCAATCTCAGCAATTATCTGAAGCAGAGCAAGAAATACAGCAATTAAGAGCAGAGATTGAAGAACTTCGTGACAAAAATTCTGGCGAGTTGGAAAGACAATTGGAAGAGTTGCGAACACAACTTCAGTCACAAATAGGTATTTTGTCAATTCCTATCGAGCAAATAGAGCCAAATATAGAACAACCTAGACAAACATTTTTAACTGAAAGTCTTGAATCTATGTCTCGCTCTTTAGCTAGTGATGGACAGTTACAACCAGTTATTCTGATTCAAAGAGAGAATCATCTATTAATATTTGACGGAGAGCGACGCTGGCGCAGTGCTAAAGCTTTAGGTTGGCAAACCTTAGAAGCAGTTATTATTCCAGAACCGACTGGTTTACATCGTAAAGCACTACTAACTTCTCTACATCGAGAAGACCTTAATCCTTTGGATAAAGCCGAGGCGATCGCGCGTGAATTGTCTACAATTATTGGATTAGAACTTCAAGATATTCCGCGTATTCTTTCAACAGTAATACGACGTTTGAATAGTCAAAAACGTATAACATCGCTGGTGGACTTAATAACAGCAGATGCAAAAAAACAAGAACAAGAACTAGAGTCGTTAGATTTAAGCGACTCAGAACGAGCAATCTTAAGCCTACTGTTAGATTTACAGCTAAATCCTGCTTCTATCGATGCCAATATTTTTCCGATGCTATCTTTAGCAGAAGACCTAAAACTTGCTATAAGAGCAGGACTTAAAGGTGTTCATGCATTGGCTCTACAAAAACTTTCCGCAAAAAATTTGGGATTGAGTGAACAAAAAGCAAAATCTATTAGGGAAGAGACTACGCACAAAGTAATAGTAGAAAAGTTGTCTGTTGTTGCTACTCGAAAATTAGTAGCTGAAGTGATAGCATCTGAGTCTAAGCTAGCAGTAACCAAAAATACTAAGAAAAAAGCAGTATCCCAAGCATCTAATCGTTTGCAACAACTCTCTTTAGAGTTGCTCAAGCAAGCTAACCCTGCTGAATTAACAGAATTACAGGAAGTCTTACGTCACAAATTAATAGAAATTGAAAAAGTACTAAAACAAAATTAA
- a CDS encoding ParA family protein, which produces MQIRLAVISNAGGSGKTTLSVHLAYDLAKRKYNVALLDLDPQGSLTLFCGLNPPEPEQTLAGVLKDKFDGVWPLTPCWRQYTNNVVVCQGGMVLTQTADELVLHKRGAYLLADCLTDYPLVHDVVIFDCPATLGPLPLMALAACTHIIIPVQLEPKSIQGAAHLLEWYYYHCKYLRLNPTPEILGFVPNQYDVRRSTHRQMLAGLPEQLQHMKIRAFPAIRDSAEFVNASGQGLPLHIYRPSHPAKDDFKETTSHLVTLIGKPKTTKKTK; this is translated from the coding sequence ATGCAAATTCGACTAGCTGTGATTAGCAACGCTGGAGGCAGTGGTAAGACTACACTTTCAGTTCATTTAGCTTACGACCTAGCAAAACGCAAGTACAATGTAGCCCTACTAGACCTCGACCCACAAGGCTCATTAACATTATTCTGTGGTTTGAATCCACCAGAACCAGAACAGACTTTAGCAGGAGTTCTCAAAGATAAATTTGACGGTGTTTGGCCATTAACTCCTTGCTGGAGGCAGTACACCAATAATGTTGTCGTATGCCAAGGGGGAATGGTATTAACCCAAACAGCAGATGAACTTGTGCTACATAAAAGAGGAGCCTACCTTTTAGCCGACTGTTTAACAGATTATCCACTAGTACACGATGTAGTTATTTTTGATTGCCCAGCTACCCTTGGCCCTTTACCTTTAATGGCTCTAGCCGCTTGTACACATATTATTATCCCCGTACAGCTAGAACCAAAATCAATTCAAGGAGCAGCACATTTATTGGAATGGTACTACTATCATTGCAAATACTTGCGTTTAAACCCAACTCCAGAAATTTTAGGATTTGTTCCCAATCAATATGATGTTCGCAGAAGTACTCATAGACAGATGCTTGCAGGATTACCTGAACAGTTGCAACACATGAAGATTCGAGCATTTCCAGCAATCCGTGATAGCGCAGAATTTGTCAATGCCAGTGGTCAAGGTTTACCATTGCATATTTACCGTCCTAGTCATCCTGCTAAGGATGATTTTAAAGAAACTACTTCTCATCTTGTGACTTTAATTGGAAAACCTAAGACAACTAAAAAGACAAAATAA
- a CDS encoding ParM/StbA family protein: protein MSNIHTLQKIFPAGFDNGYGSLKLLVEGFEVVRVPSYITNAEMEDVPGRVVFNGTAYTVGESAYRTGNYFDRNTDNNENKVNNALLTLLGALAHLPHRKAWHLKLVVSLHDVGLAEELQKVLNGEYQPILAGKQSDVKIEVLKVVLEGMGALFGHPLPKKLTILDFGNGTTLYSRYNRGQREVHTAYPIGVEVLIDDISQKMKHLNGGKIGDPSKIRFCLEMGHTRYSRDIDIKDIYSASLKDWYEKYLKKVVNLTLDAKHQGDEIWAIGGGCLLPGFKKLLEKNGFKILDNPVEANVFGLLEMAKAISSKNPASTSIK from the coding sequence ATGTCAAACATTCACACGTTGCAAAAAATTTTTCCTGCGGGTTTCGATAACGGTTACGGAAGTCTCAAACTTTTAGTCGAAGGGTTTGAAGTAGTTCGTGTGCCGAGCTATATAACCAATGCCGAGATGGAAGATGTTCCAGGGCGTGTAGTTTTTAACGGCACTGCTTACACAGTCGGAGAGTCTGCTTACCGGACAGGGAATTATTTTGACCGCAACACAGACAATAATGAAAATAAAGTAAATAATGCGTTGTTGACTTTGTTGGGTGCATTGGCACATCTCCCACACCGTAAGGCTTGGCACTTAAAATTAGTCGTCAGCTTACATGATGTTGGTCTGGCTGAAGAATTGCAAAAAGTACTAAACGGAGAATATCAGCCAATACTTGCTGGCAAACAATCAGACGTGAAGATCGAAGTGCTGAAAGTTGTACTAGAAGGGATGGGTGCATTGTTTGGACATCCACTACCGAAAAAATTAACCATTTTAGACTTTGGCAATGGTACGACCCTGTATTCTCGTTACAACCGGGGTCAACGAGAAGTTCACACTGCTTACCCTATAGGTGTAGAAGTTCTCATCGATGATATCTCCCAAAAGATGAAGCATTTGAATGGCGGGAAAATCGGAGATCCATCCAAAATCCGATTTTGTTTGGAAATGGGGCATACCCGATACAGCCGTGACATCGATATTAAAGATATATACAGTGCTTCTTTAAAAGATTGGTATGAAAAATACTTGAAGAAAGTGGTGAATCTCACATTGGATGCCAAGCACCAAGGTGATGAAATCTGGGCGATAGGTGGAGGCTGCCTTTTACCAGGATTTAAAAAATTGTTAGAGAAGAACGGTTTCAAGATTCTCGACAATCCGGTGGAAGCCAATGTCTTTGGGCTTTTAGAGATGGCAAAAGCCATCAGCAGCAAGAATCCAGCATCTACATCTATTAAGTGA
- a CDS encoding DUF1003 domain-containing protein, whose amino-acid sequence MKLGGMNEDEFEYYEDNNPALSKIIQRNIRTLIRLRLQAANKRNLQDRIADMITSFSGHIVFVYVHIVWFGAWIVLNTGRIGVHPFDPFPYGLLTMVVSLEAIFLSTFVLISQNRLSEESEYRTNLNLQIALLTEHEVTRVLQMLDAIQDKMGIDNDEDSELADLEMETKPEDVLTEIERLQQLALKRKKLIKRNSR is encoded by the coding sequence ATGAAGCTTGGTGGCATGAATGAGGATGAATTTGAATATTATGAAGACAATAATCCAGCACTGTCTAAAATCATACAGCGTAACATTCGGACTCTGATTCGCCTTCGACTTCAGGCTGCTAATAAACGAAATCTACAAGACCGAATTGCGGATATGATTACCTCTTTTTCAGGACATATAGTTTTTGTTTACGTACATATAGTCTGGTTTGGAGCTTGGATTGTTTTGAACACGGGAAGAATCGGCGTGCATCCGTTCGATCCATTCCCCTACGGACTATTGACAATGGTAGTATCTCTGGAAGCAATTTTTCTGTCAACATTTGTGTTAATTAGTCAAAACCGTCTGAGTGAAGAAAGTGAGTATCGAACAAACTTAAATTTACAAATTGCACTACTGACAGAGCATGAAGTCACACGAGTATTACAAATGCTTGATGCGATTCAAGACAAAATGGGCATTGATAATGATGAAGACAGTGAACTTGCAGACTTAGAAATGGAAACCAAGCCCGAAGATGTACTAACTGAAATTGAGCGGCTTCAGCAGTTAGCACTGAAGAGAAAAAAGCTGATTAAACGTAATTCTAGATAA
- a CDS encoding glutathione S-transferase family protein produces the protein MTTAPLSWQELETLTDYQIDTVNGLTNARARLRLFGQPESDVRVTLYRDNHAWCPYCQKVWLWLEEKQIPYRIEKVTMFCYGEKESWYKRKVPSGILPAIELDGRIIKESDDILIALEKVFAPLNQGMEERMVLPLRQLERLLFRAWCAWLCSKAGSSQQEQRNREQFIGVVAQVESALGRTPSPYFLSGFGIVDVIFTPYLERMNASLYYYKGYSLREKNPRLSFWFAAMETRPTYCGTQSDFHTHVHDLPPQMGGCWENGETQMLLNKARVDNGPWFGLPDVTYPEPENSRMEALQRTIEHRVNIIRVNPLDDKLFDQALRCALTHMMLSEDCVPPSGSDVALRYLRDRINVPRDMSIYAAKRLRESLEKTAALAGDGQPTPIPTKHRRDQDPSNFVIK, from the coding sequence ATGACTACCGCACCCTTAAGCTGGCAAGAACTAGAAACCCTCACGGACTATCAAATAGATACCGTTAATGGTCTTACCAACGCTAGAGCCAGGTTGCGGTTGTTTGGTCAGCCAGAATCTGATGTGCGGGTAACGCTGTACCGCGATAACCACGCCTGGTGTCCTTACTGTCAAAAAGTTTGGTTATGGCTAGAGGAAAAACAGATCCCCTACCGCATCGAAAAAGTGACAATGTTCTGCTATGGGGAGAAAGAAAGTTGGTACAAACGTAAGGTACCATCAGGAATACTCCCCGCGATCGAGCTAGATGGACGGATTATTAAAGAAAGCGATGACATTTTGATCGCTTTGGAAAAGGTATTTGCTCCATTGAACCAAGGCATGGAAGAGCGCATGGTGCTTCCACTACGTCAATTAGAACGACTTTTATTTAGAGCATGGTGCGCTTGGCTGTGTTCAAAAGCTGGTTCCTCTCAACAAGAACAACGCAACCGAGAACAATTTATCGGAGTGGTGGCTCAGGTCGAGTCGGCTCTGGGTCGCACCCCAAGCCCTTATTTTCTATCGGGCTTCGGCATCGTCGATGTCATTTTTACGCCATATCTCGAACGGATGAATGCGAGTCTTTACTACTACAAGGGCTACTCACTGCGAGAGAAAAACCCTCGTTTGAGCTTCTGGTTTGCGGCAATGGAAACCCGACCAACCTACTGCGGTACTCAGAGCGACTTTCACACCCACGTACATGATTTGCCGCCTCAGATGGGGGGTTGTTGGGAAAACGGCGAAACCCAAATGCTTCTCAATAAAGCGCGGGTGGATAATGGACCGTGGTTTGGGCTACCAGATGTTACTTATCCAGAACCGGAAAACTCCCGTATGGAAGCTCTTCAACGAACTATCGAACACCGCGTCAATATTATCCGAGTTAACCCCTTAGATGATAAATTGTTTGATCAAGCCCTACGTTGTGCTTTAACACACATGATGCTCAGTGAAGACTGTGTACCTCCATCGGGATCTGATGTTGCTCTACGATATTTGCGTGATCGGATTAATGTACCGCGAGATATGTCCATCTATGCAGCCAAGCGATTGAGGGAATCCTTGGAGAAAACAGCAGCCCTTGCAGGTGATGGGCAGCCAACCCCCATTCCCACTAAGCATCGACGAGATCAAGACCCATCTAACTTTGTCATCAAGTAG